The Candidatus Hydrogenisulfobacillus filiaventi sequence AACTGCACTCCCGGTTTTCCCGCAGCGGGCGCGTTGCTCGATGGCGCGGCCGAGGACATCCTGGTCTATATGGCCGTCCCGACGAAGCACGGGCGGCAACTCCACTCGACCAACCCGTTGGAGCGGCTCAACCGGGAGCTGGCCCGACGGTGCGACGTCATCGGGATCTTCCCGAATGCCGCGACGGTGCTCCGGCTGGCGGGGGCTGTGCTCCTCGAGCAGCAGGACGAGTGGGCCACCGTGCCCCGGC is a genomic window containing:
- a CDS encoding protein of unknown function (Evidence 5 : Unknown function), whose protein sequence is MSNCTPGFPAAGALLDGAAEDILVYMAVPTKHGRQLHSTNPLERLNRELARRCDVIGIFPNAATVLRLAGAVLLEQQDEWATVPRRSCKPDEAATSGHKGASEVDGEAPSPLPGGLDSCSRGSLRVRATPREARRFSTTPWDSTTLRTP